A region of the Raphanus sativus cultivar WK10039 unplaced genomic scaffold, ASM80110v3 Scaffold0186, whole genome shotgun sequence genome:
atatttagaaGAACCCCGTCTAGTTGacacgaaaaaaaaaaaaaaaagaaccccATCTAGATACCTCTATAAACATTAGTGGGCTATTTATTCAATGACTACATAAGCCCTTGTGTAGTCAATGACAACAAACGGAATGCAGTCTATCTCACTAACAGAAAAAATACACGCCGCCGCTTTATCTCTTTGAAACGACACAcagtttatatacaaaaagtaaaaacagCGGAGCAACGAATATAAGAAGATAAAAGCATGAGAAGATGATGATAGATAGACATGAGCAAATCTCACGGATGTTTTAGCTCTCGAGAGATTCCGCCATGGATGTCGCTTCTGCTCGGGGCATCATCTCTTCACATCCTCCATGTATGCCCGCCAAACACTTCCCGATTCATTTTCTTGTAAATTCAATCGAAATAACTCTGTTTTCAATCATGTTCTCAGATTATAGTAAACCCATCTGTTCATCACAGTCATCGTTGATTCGGGTGAGTTATTTCCTCTTGTGTGATTGACTCTTCTTTTAGTCTCTTGAGAAAGTGATGGGCTTTTTTTAGTTGaacaatgaaagtttcaaactttaaGCTCTCTTACTCTTAATGAAACTTGCTGGGAATTGCAGATTCCGATCAATAAAGGATGTCTCTTTGGTCGTGTTTTTAGCTTGAGTGCTACTTCCCTTCATGGTAAGGGTCAGTCAAGATTGGTTTCTTGTTGCTTCTTCTGTTTTAGCTTAGTCTTTGTTCTATGGAAAGACTCAACTCTTGTTGCTTCTTCTTTAGCCCCTCAGAGAGGGGAAACAAGGCGTAGTGTTGGTGTACAATGCTCTATAAGATGTGACCCTTTCAAAGTTCATGATAAGAAGAACTCACGGAGGTTATTAAGTGTGAGGTCGGATCTTTCAGGAGCTGCTGCAACCCCTGAATCTACTACTTATCCAGAACCAGGTACAACTTCTCTCTGCTTTTGGCTCTATTATTACAACCTCTTGTTCTTGGCTGTATTATTACAACCTCTTgttcttcttttgtttcaatAACACAATTccttttttgtttgtctttgaACTTTGAAGTGCAGAGATTAAGTTGAGCTCAAGACTCAGAGGGATATGCTTTTGCCTCGTCGCTGGCGTTTCCGCCATTCTTCTCATCGTCCTGATGATCATTGGCCATCCTTTCGTCCTTCTCTTCGACCGCTACAGGAGAAAGTTCCATCACTTCGTTGCTAAACTCTGGGCTTCAATAAGCATCTACCCGTTCTACAAAACCGACATCCAAGGTCTGGAGAATCTGCCGTCATCCGACACTCCTTGTGTATATGTTTCAAACCACCAGAGTTTTCTGGATATATACACGCTTCTCAGCCTTGGCCAAAGCTATAAGTTCATCAGCAAGACGGGGATATTCGTTATTCCTGTCATCGGTTGGGCCATGTCCATGATGGGCGTTGTTCCCTTGAAGCGGATGGACCCAAGAAGCCAAGTGGTATGCATGCTTCTTCCCTCACTCACTCTAATCTTCAAgtgtttctgttttaaaaaaaaactcataactCTTTTTGTGGCATTGTATTATAGGATTGCTTGAAACGATGCATGGAGCTAGTGAAGAAGGGAGCATCTGTGTTTTTCTTCCCGGAAGGAACGCGGAGTAAGGATGGTCGGTTAGGTGCTTTCAAGGTAAACACATAATCTCGCTCAAGTTTCTTTGGTTATTGTGTTTAAGAGGGAGTCACATAAGAGACGCTTGTCTTTCTTGAAAACTTGATATATTACAGAAAGGTGCGTTTACGGTAGCAGCTAAGACAGGAGTTCCAGTAGTGCCAATAACGCTGATGGGAACAGGGAAGATCATGCCTACGGGTAGTGAAGG
Encoded here:
- the LOC108851548 gene encoding 1-acyl-sn-glycerol-3-phosphate acyltransferase BAT2, chloroplastic isoform X1 gives rise to the protein MDVASARGIISSHPPYYSKPICSSQSSLIRIPINKGCLFGRVFSLSATSLHGKAPQRGETRRSVGVQCSIRCDPFKVHDKKNSRRLLSVRSDLSGAAATPESTTYPEPEIKLSSRLRGICFCLVAGVSAILLIVLMIIGHPFVLLFDRYRRKFHHFVAKLWASISIYPFYKTDIQGLENLPSSDTPCVYVSNHQSFLDIYTLLSLGQSYKFISKTGIFVIPVIGWAMSMMGVVPLKRMDPRSQVDCLKRCMELVKKGASVFFFPEGTRSKDGRLGAFKKGAFTVAAKTGVPVVPITLMGTGKIMPTGSEGILNHGNVRVIIHKPIYGSKADVLCDEARNKIAESMNLLS
- the LOC108851548 gene encoding 1-acyl-sn-glycerol-3-phosphate acyltransferase BAT2, chloroplastic isoform X2; protein product: MDVASARGIISSHPPYYSKPICSSQSSLIRIPINKGCLFGRVFSLSATSLHAPQRGETRRSVGVQCSIRCDPFKVHDKKNSRRLLSVRSDLSGAAATPESTTYPEPEIKLSSRLRGICFCLVAGVSAILLIVLMIIGHPFVLLFDRYRRKFHHFVAKLWASISIYPFYKTDIQGLENLPSSDTPCVYVSNHQSFLDIYTLLSLGQSYKFISKTGIFVIPVIGWAMSMMGVVPLKRMDPRSQVDCLKRCMELVKKGASVFFFPEGTRSKDGRLGAFKKGAFTVAAKTGVPVVPITLMGTGKIMPTGSEGILNHGNVRVIIHKPIYGSKADVLCDEARNKIAESMNLLS